In Vicinamibacteria bacterium, a single genomic region encodes these proteins:
- a CDS encoding outer membrane beta-barrel protein, whose product MSPLVALVLAVTSAVDGGAGAALPAVPEAETPRVLAVRVTAAGSRQALHVLCSRPVVGAKVERQGSEVVISLDAEAPDNLTEPPATPPLEAIRIVRRPGGVSLWVRVSSEVGFEVHRQETLVTVFFGGEETARPAVPPTAPVEELYSRLFPSSAGEAGERTEERPAGFGGETRGGLSLGPLSLRPSIVLSYVDADVAGVNGPTPVRDRYLQIQPGLTGEMPLFDGKLQASYEPRLRSFSSYPEVGTTTHLANASLDLPVGTSLTVRASEHFAHGILETTEVDPGREYFFALGRFTRWSTDLGARWELGGRLGLDLGAGWNQVSFDTASSFFPFSNYSLRAGLGYEVTPSLRAVFGYTYDRVPRPDQRPLAESTANSVGLSLKGEITPLVTGQIELAFRDQTSPLAAAGGQRFQGLTTGVSLKKEFRPDTWLELFVNRGTDLSAFEQNAFYVTTAVQAGITLPVPFSCAFRGGAGYQWNTYQTVASAIGVPREDTIFAWSVGLGRPLGSRAFLRGDYRRERRDSNLREFTITTHSLIVQVGIGLSGAPGGR is encoded by the coding sequence GTGAGCCCCTTGGTGGCCCTGGTCCTGGCCGTGACCTCGGCCGTGGATGGCGGGGCGGGAGCCGCGCTCCCCGCCGTCCCGGAGGCCGAGACGCCGCGGGTCCTGGCCGTGCGCGTGACCGCAGCCGGCTCGCGGCAGGCCCTGCACGTCCTCTGCTCGCGCCCGGTGGTGGGGGCGAAGGTCGAGCGGCAGGGGAGCGAGGTTGTGATCTCCTTGGACGCGGAGGCACCCGACAACCTGACGGAGCCGCCCGCGACTCCGCCTTTGGAGGCCATCCGGATCGTCCGCCGCCCCGGTGGGGTGTCGCTCTGGGTACGCGTCTCTTCCGAGGTGGGGTTCGAGGTGCACCGGCAGGAGACCCTCGTCACGGTGTTCTTCGGAGGAGAGGAGACCGCGCGGCCGGCGGTGCCGCCGACGGCCCCGGTGGAGGAGCTGTACTCGAGGCTCTTCCCGAGCTCCGCGGGGGAGGCGGGCGAGCGTACCGAGGAGCGCCCCGCCGGCTTTGGCGGGGAGACGCGGGGGGGCTTGAGCTTGGGCCCCCTATCGCTACGACCCAGCATCGTTCTCAGCTATGTGGACGCGGACGTTGCCGGTGTGAACGGACCCACGCCGGTGCGGGACCGCTATCTCCAAATCCAGCCAGGCCTGACGGGGGAAATGCCCCTCTTCGACGGCAAGTTGCAGGCGAGCTATGAGCCGCGGCTGCGGAGCTTCTCCTCCTACCCGGAGGTGGGCACCACCACCCACCTTGCCAACGCCTCCCTCGACCTGCCCGTGGGCACGTCCCTCACTGTGCGGGCGAGCGAGCATTTTGCCCACGGCATTCTCGAAACCACCGAGGTGGACCCCGGGCGGGAATACTTCTTCGCTCTCGGCCGCTTCACACGCTGGAGCACCGATCTCGGAGCCCGTTGGGAACTGGGGGGGCGGCTCGGGCTGGATCTGGGCGCGGGCTGGAACCAGGTGAGTTTCGACACCGCCTCCAGCTTCTTCCCCTTCAGCAACTATTCCCTCCGCGCCGGCCTCGGCTACGAGGTGACCCCGAGCCTGCGCGCCGTCTTCGGCTACACGTACGACCGCGTGCCCCGGCCGGATCAGCGGCCCCTGGCGGAATCCACCGCAAACTCGGTCGGCCTCAGCCTGAAGGGCGAAATCACCCCCTTGGTCACGGGTCAGATCGAGCTCGCCTTCCGCGACCAGACGAGCCCGCTGGCGGCGGCGGGCGGTCAGCGCTTCCAGGGGCTCACGACCGGCGTCTCACTGAAGAAGGAATTTCGTCCCGACACCTGGCTGGAACTGTTTGTGAACCGGGGGACCGACCTCTCCGCCTTCGAGCAGAACGCCTTCTACGTGACGACAGCGGTCCAGGCGGGGATCACGTTGCCGGTTCCATTCTCCTGCGCCTTTCGGGGGGGCGCCGGCTACCAGTGGAACACCTACCAGACCGTGGCCAGCGCCATCGGCGTGCCCCGTGAGGACACGATCTTCGCGTGGTCGGTCGGCCTGGGGCGGCCGCTCGGCAGCCGTGCCTTCCTGCGCGGGGACTACCGCCGGGAGCGCCGGGACTCGAACTTGCGGGAATTCACGATCACCACCCACTCGCTCATCGTCCAAGTCGGCATCGGCCTTTCCGGGGCCCCCGGGGGCCGATGA
- a CDS encoding MraY family glycosyltransferase, with protein MSSALPAILVMVAALALSAAVVPLSRALARKLGVMDQPGPRKVHAAPMPRLGGLAVFLSFSGVVLAGYALVPFLNALPFVQTHFGTPLALLQEAYRVEKKLLALLVSSALVFGVGLADDILGTRFPVGWKAAGQVVAALVVIAADVRTSFMPYDWLNTAITLLWVVGVTNAFNLLDNMDGLCTGVAFVASAVLLINAWMLGEFFISLILVAFMGSLLGFLLFNFNPASVFLGDCGSLFIGSVLASLTLLERYVSHASSTYFPVLMPVLVLAVPLLDTATVIVIRLRERRPIYVGDSRHLSHRLVSLGLSQRTAVLIIYLITFCLGLGAASLADATPMETLLILVQSASFVALILILLFFERRSEKRKPAPRGAA; from the coding sequence ATGAGCTCCGCCCTTCCCGCCATCCTGGTCATGGTTGCCGCGCTGGCCTTGAGCGCGGCTGTGGTTCCCCTGAGCCGGGCCCTGGCCCGAAAACTGGGGGTCATGGACCAGCCGGGGCCCCGCAAGGTCCACGCCGCGCCCATGCCCCGTCTGGGTGGCTTGGCGGTCTTCCTTTCCTTTTCGGGCGTCGTCCTGGCCGGCTACGCCCTCGTCCCCTTCCTGAACGCGCTCCCGTTCGTGCAGACCCATTTCGGCACGCCCCTCGCCCTCCTTCAAGAAGCCTACCGAGTGGAGAAGAAGCTCCTGGCCCTGCTCGTGAGCTCGGCCCTGGTCTTTGGCGTGGGCCTCGCGGACGACATCCTGGGGACGCGGTTCCCAGTGGGCTGGAAAGCCGCGGGCCAGGTCGTGGCTGCCCTCGTGGTCATCGCGGCGGACGTCCGCACGTCGTTCATGCCCTACGACTGGCTGAACACCGCGATCACGCTTCTCTGGGTGGTGGGGGTCACGAACGCCTTCAACCTCCTCGACAACATGGACGGCCTGTGCACCGGGGTCGCCTTCGTGGCCTCCGCCGTGCTCCTCATCAATGCCTGGATGCTGGGGGAGTTCTTCATCAGCTTGATCTTGGTCGCCTTCATGGGGAGCCTGCTGGGGTTCCTGCTCTTCAACTTCAACCCCGCCTCCGTCTTCCTGGGAGACTGCGGCAGCCTTTTCATCGGCTCCGTCCTGGCCTCGCTCACGCTGCTCGAGCGCTATGTCTCCCACGCCTCCAGCACTTATTTCCCCGTGCTCATGCCGGTCCTGGTCTTGGCCGTGCCGCTGCTCGACACCGCCACCGTGATCGTGATCCGCCTGCGCGAACGCCGACCGATCTACGTCGGGGACAGCCGCCACCTCTCGCACCGGCTCGTGTCCCTGGGCCTCTCCCAACGCACGGCCGTGCTCATCATCTACTTGATCACCTTCTGCCTGGGCCTGGGCGCGGCCTCCCTCGCCGACGCCACCCCCATGGAGACCCTGCTCATCCTGGTCCAGTCGGCCAGCTTCGTGGCGTTGATCCTGATCCTGCTCTTCTTCGAGCGGCGGAGCGAGAAGCGCAAGCCGGCCCCGCGGGGGGCGGCGTGA
- a CDS encoding glycosyltransferase: MNDTPVPAASGGIRIVRLFSRLNIGGPSIHVILLTAGLEQRGYHTRLVVGQESPHEGNMLALAAEKGVACEPMGGLGREIRLLSDFRALWGLYRLLRAFRPSIVHTHTAKAGMLGRLAARLAGVPVIVHTYHGHVLRGYFGAVKTRLFRALEAFLGRLSDGLVAVSEAVKQDLVDLGVARPERIRVVPLGLELEPLTRPLPRGGIRTEAGVPAGAPLVGMVGRLVPIKDVPTFLKAAALVLKALPACRFALIGDGEERTLLEQEVSRLGLAEAVSFCGWRRDIGAVYGDLDVVVNSSRNEGTPVALIEALAASRPVVATRVGGTPDLLGEGTRGLLVPPGEAEALAAAILETLRSPEAARRRALAGRDHVLKRHSLSRLIEDVDALYRELLASKRLAA; this comes from the coding sequence ATGAATGACACCCCAGTTCCAGCGGCGTCGGGGGGAATAAGGATCGTTCGCCTTTTCTCCCGGCTGAATATCGGAGGACCTTCCATTCACGTCATCCTCCTGACGGCCGGGCTTGAGCAGCGGGGTTACCACACACGCCTCGTTGTCGGACAAGAATCCCCACACGAGGGCAACATGCTTGCTCTGGCCGCGGAAAAGGGGGTGGCCTGCGAGCCGATGGGGGGGCTCGGCCGGGAAATCCGGCTCCTGTCCGATTTTCGGGCGCTCTGGGGCCTCTACCGCCTGCTTCGGGCGTTCAGGCCGTCCATCGTCCACACCCACACCGCCAAGGCGGGGATGCTTGGCCGTCTCGCCGCCCGCCTGGCCGGCGTGCCCGTCATCGTCCACACCTATCACGGCCATGTGCTGCGGGGCTACTTCGGCGCGGTCAAGACCCGTCTCTTCCGGGCTCTCGAAGCCTTCCTCGGCCGGCTCTCCGACGGTCTGGTCGCCGTGTCGGAGGCCGTGAAGCAAGACCTTGTGGATCTAGGGGTTGCGAGGCCAGAACGGATACGAGTCGTTCCTCTCGGCCTCGAGCTCGAGCCCCTCACCCGGCCCCTGCCGCGGGGAGGGATCCGCACCGAAGCCGGCGTGCCTGCGGGGGCACCCTTGGTCGGGATGGTGGGCCGCCTCGTACCCATCAAGGACGTGCCGACGTTCCTCAAGGCCGCCGCTCTCGTCCTTAAGGCTTTGCCGGCGTGCCGCTTCGCCCTGATCGGAGACGGCGAGGAACGGACCTTGCTAGAACAGGAGGTGAGCCGGCTTGGCTTGGCCGAAGCCGTGTCGTTCTGCGGCTGGCGGCGCGATATCGGAGCGGTGTACGGAGACCTGGACGTCGTGGTCAATTCGTCGAGAAACGAAGGGACGCCGGTGGCCCTCATCGAGGCCTTGGCCGCGTCCCGCCCGGTGGTGGCGACCCGCGTGGGGGGAACACCCGACCTGTTGGGGGAAGGAACCCGCGGGCTTCTGGTCCCCCCGGGCGAGGCGGAGGCCCTCGCCGCGGCCATCCTGGAGACGCTCCGCAGTCCCGAGGCCGCGCGTCGGCGGGCCCTCGCCGGTCGCGACCACGTTCTCAAGCGCCATTCCCTCTCGCGTCTGATCGAAGACGTCGACGCCCTCTACCGCGAGTTGCTGGCGTCTAAGCGATTGGCGGCCTGA
- a CDS encoding YdcF family protein, with the protein MKVGRSHAASVVLIVFLGLVGLGLTDLPARWLVLEDPPTRVDAAVVLAGDPSYERTRAGAELVRAGAARLLVLTGGEAGPGDSAESLREKALAWGVPEERIRLERVSHSTRESLLAVAPILRQEGVRTVALVTSPYHQRRTFLLARGVLRGVHLFNCPARPSSWSPRAWWRDSRSRRIVVTEYAKILYAALRGWL; encoded by the coding sequence TTGAAGGTTGGGCGCTCCCACGCCGCCTCGGTTGTTCTGATCGTTTTCCTCGGCCTTGTCGGTCTCGGGCTCACCGATCTCCCGGCCCGCTGGCTGGTTCTCGAAGATCCGCCGACAAGGGTCGACGCCGCGGTCGTGCTCGCGGGCGACCCTTCCTACGAGCGGACGAGGGCGGGGGCGGAGCTCGTGCGCGCTGGGGCCGCGCGCCTGCTCGTCCTCACCGGGGGCGAGGCGGGGCCCGGGGACAGCGCGGAGAGCCTCCGCGAGAAGGCTCTCGCGTGGGGCGTTCCGGAAGAACGGATCCGCCTGGAGAGGGTTTCCCACAGCACGCGCGAGTCCCTTCTGGCGGTGGCGCCCATCCTGCGTCAGGAAGGCGTCCGCACCGTGGCCCTTGTCACGTCCCCGTACCATCAGCGCCGGACTTTCCTCCTGGCGCGGGGGGTCCTGCGTGGCGTCCATCTGTTCAACTGTCCCGCCCGGCCCTCCTCCTGGTCGCCCCGCGCGTGGTGGCGAGACTCTCGTTCCCGCCGGATCGTCGTGACCGAGTACGCCAAAATCCTCTACGCTGCGCTCCGAGGTTGGCTCTAG
- the asnB gene encoding asparagine synthase (glutamine-hydrolyzing) gives MCGICGLLSRNGAPERGRIATMTRALGHRGPDGEGLHVDAPVALGHRRLSIIDLSDAAREPMTNEDGTLWLVFNGEIYNFRELSKDLKTRHRFRSQGDGEVILHLYEELGDGAVAALDGMFAFALWDAKRRRLLVARDRAGKKPLFYHDGPNLFAFASEVKALLAHPGIPRAQDPSALPLYLTYGYVPTPGTFYQGIRALPPAHFLVATEKGCEGPTPYWTVRFRDGVVGDDREAEERFRSLLQEAVTRRLVADVPLGAFLSGGLDSSSIVAFMARAAGGRVRTFTIGFKGGKEYDETPHARTVAEAFGTDHTEFVVEPKALELIDRLVWHHDGPFGDSSAVPTYLLSELTRTRVTVALNGDGGDEVFAGYLRLYGGALSERIPRPIFRGLAAVLGLLPEPRDRRHPLRFAKRFVEAGRFPLLERYLRWNAYFPNDLTELLRPEYQRFCDPELVRASFRAGLDGEGSTLARLLHLNFKTYLLDDLLVKIDRMSMAHGLEARSPFLDTALVEFGAALPDRLRMRWGRGKLLLRRAMKDILPPSILARGKMGFGAPLGAWFRNDLNGLVEERLLDPGSPLYDYLRPDPVTRLVRSHMAAAADLSPQIWALMTLESWLRQERVRPAQQAATA, from the coding sequence ATGTGCGGCATCTGCGGCCTGCTCTCCCGTAACGGTGCGCCCGAGCGCGGACGGATCGCCACCATGACCCGGGCTCTCGGTCACCGGGGCCCGGACGGGGAGGGGCTACACGTGGACGCGCCCGTGGCGCTCGGCCACCGCCGGCTCTCGATCATCGACCTGAGTGACGCCGCCCGCGAGCCCATGACCAACGAAGACGGCACGCTCTGGCTCGTCTTCAATGGGGAGATCTACAACTTCCGCGAGCTCAGCAAGGACCTCAAGACCCGCCACCGGTTCCGAAGCCAGGGCGACGGGGAAGTGATCCTGCACCTCTACGAGGAACTGGGCGACGGAGCCGTCGCCGCCCTCGACGGGATGTTTGCCTTCGCCCTCTGGGACGCAAAGAGACGACGCTTGCTGGTGGCCCGCGACCGGGCGGGCAAGAAGCCGCTCTTTTATCACGATGGCCCGAATTTGTTCGCCTTCGCCTCCGAGGTGAAGGCGCTCCTGGCCCACCCGGGCATTCCCCGTGCGCAAGACCCTTCCGCCCTACCTCTCTACCTCACCTACGGGTATGTGCCGACACCGGGCACGTTCTACCAGGGGATCCGCGCGCTGCCCCCCGCTCACTTCCTGGTCGCAACGGAGAAGGGCTGTGAGGGACCGACGCCTTACTGGACTGTGCGCTTTCGGGACGGGGTGGTTGGGGACGATCGCGAAGCAGAGGAGCGCTTCCGAAGCCTGCTGCAAGAAGCCGTAACGCGCCGGCTGGTGGCGGACGTTCCGCTCGGCGCCTTCCTATCGGGCGGCCTCGACTCATCGAGCATCGTCGCTTTCATGGCGCGGGCGGCTGGGGGCCGGGTGCGTACATTCACCATCGGCTTCAAGGGCGGGAAGGAATATGACGAGACGCCCCACGCGCGCACGGTGGCGGAGGCCTTCGGTACCGATCACACGGAGTTCGTGGTCGAGCCCAAGGCCCTCGAGCTCATCGACCGCCTGGTGTGGCATCACGACGGTCCCTTCGGCGACTCCTCGGCCGTGCCGACGTACCTGCTCTCGGAGTTGACCCGCACGCGGGTCACGGTCGCACTCAACGGGGACGGGGGCGACGAGGTGTTCGCGGGCTACCTGCGGCTTTACGGGGGCGCACTCTCGGAGCGGATCCCGCGGCCGATCTTCCGGGGCTTGGCCGCGGTCCTCGGTCTTCTCCCCGAGCCCCGAGACCGAAGGCACCCGCTCCGGTTTGCCAAGCGCTTCGTCGAGGCCGGGAGGTTCCCGCTCCTGGAGCGTTACCTGCGCTGGAACGCGTACTTCCCCAACGACCTCACGGAACTGTTGCGGCCCGAGTACCAGCGGTTTTGCGACCCGGAGCTGGTCCGCGCGAGCTTCCGCGCGGGTTTGGATGGGGAGGGCAGCACGCTAGCTCGACTGCTCCACCTCAACTTCAAGACTTACCTCCTCGACGACCTGCTCGTGAAGATCGACCGAATGTCCATGGCCCACGGCCTGGAGGCCCGCTCTCCGTTCCTCGACACCGCGCTCGTGGAGTTTGGCGCGGCGCTGCCCGACCGCCTCCGCATGCGCTGGGGTCGCGGCAAGCTGCTGCTGAGGCGAGCCATGAAGGACATCCTGCCCCCGTCGATCCTGGCCCGGGGCAAGATGGGGTTCGGGGCGCCGCTCGGGGCGTGGTTTCGCAATGACCTGAACGGTTTGGTCGAGGAGCGGCTGCTCGATCCCGGAAGCCCGCTCTACGACTACCTGCGGCCGGATCCGGTGACTCGGCTGGTGAGGAGTCACATGGCCGCCGCCGCCGACCTGAGCCCGCAGATCTGGGCCCTCATGACCCTCGAGAGCTGGCTGCGACAGGAGAGAGTGCGCCCGGCCCAGCAGGCGGCGACGGCTTGA
- a CDS encoding O-antigen ligase family protein, giving the protein MAPTSPILTQHESPAAPTALIVLVFLTVASPWPFGSVHPLAILVITLIALVTALSVAATGAWRGRLMLPSFPIWPLLGLVALAALQLVPLAPSLHAVLAPGSYAIWHPEESAAAALLGPVSQPISIDPQSTHRWLAFTFGLAALAVLAAPALRERRFALRATLVVAGGGLAVALYGIVARTLFGNLLYGTVAVPTVSPFGPFVSKNHFAGYVEMAALLISGLAIGLADAARRRSSPLGWVESRRAGRVVLAGGAAAAMGLAVLVSLSRGGVVALALGGVVLVALGALVRGRKRPRRSAIWGLGALLGLAVLALAVVPREGRQRIESLGGITADSSGSFRTVLWHDTVRLAAASPFLGHGLGAFADALPRFKTAAGELRVEHAENDYLEMLAEGGVLGLGLALALVALLTRHAVRGLKEQEDRLLRGLGLGAAAGFWALLVHSAFDFNLHIPSSALLFAFLAALSVGASGHATRSPSRRWPLVAASAVVFCLLLATVATPPAGSSTLDTMHRLSATGAITPLRGALAEASLVDSLRHHPADAEAWVVLGWLHSIRGARKEGAALARYGANLDPRRKSLQETAAQLAAAAGPPARD; this is encoded by the coding sequence ATGGCGCCCACTTCGCCAATTCTAACGCAGCATGAGTCGCCCGCGGCCCCGACCGCGCTCATTGTCCTTGTCTTCCTAACCGTCGCTTCACCCTGGCCATTCGGGAGCGTCCATCCTCTGGCCATCCTGGTTATCACGCTCATCGCCCTGGTCACTGCGCTCAGCGTGGCCGCGACGGGGGCCTGGCGGGGGCGTTTGATGCTGCCCTCTTTTCCGATCTGGCCCCTATTGGGCCTTGTCGCGCTGGCTGCCCTTCAGCTCGTGCCGCTGGCGCCGAGCCTCCATGCGGTCCTGGCCCCTGGCTCCTATGCGATCTGGCATCCGGAAGAGTCCGCCGCCGCGGCCCTCCTTGGACCCGTTTCGCAGCCGATCTCCATCGATCCACAGTCCACCCATCGGTGGCTGGCGTTCACGTTTGGTCTCGCCGCCCTGGCCGTCCTCGCCGCGCCGGCACTGCGGGAGCGCCGCTTCGCCCTGCGTGCCACGCTCGTCGTCGCCGGGGGTGGGCTGGCCGTAGCGCTCTACGGCATCGTGGCCCGCACCCTCTTTGGCAATTTGCTCTACGGCACCGTGGCTGTGCCCACCGTGAGCCCCTTCGGTCCCTTCGTCAGCAAGAACCACTTTGCGGGGTACGTGGAGATGGCGGCGTTGCTGATCTCTGGCCTTGCCATCGGCCTCGCGGACGCGGCGCGGCGGCGCTCGTCTCCCCTGGGTTGGGTGGAGAGCCGCCGGGCGGGACGCGTGGTCCTCGCCGGGGGTGCGGCAGCCGCGATGGGGTTGGCGGTTCTCGTCTCGCTCTCTCGAGGCGGGGTCGTGGCCCTGGCCCTCGGTGGGGTCGTTCTCGTCGCCCTCGGGGCCCTCGTACGCGGACGAAAGCGCCCGCGCCGCTCGGCAATATGGGGCTTGGGGGCACTCCTGGGGCTTGCGGTGCTAGCCCTGGCCGTCGTGCCAAGAGAGGGACGGCAACGGATCGAGAGCCTGGGCGGCATAACGGCGGATTCCTCCGGTTCGTTCCGCACGGTCCTTTGGCACGATACGGTACGGCTCGCCGCCGCCAGCCCGTTCTTGGGCCATGGTCTGGGAGCCTTCGCGGATGCTCTGCCTCGCTTCAAGACCGCCGCTGGCGAGCTGCGGGTCGAGCACGCCGAGAACGACTACCTGGAGATGCTGGCGGAGGGCGGCGTGCTCGGGCTGGGCTTGGCCCTGGCCTTGGTGGCGTTGTTAACGCGGCATGCGGTTCGGGGCCTCAAGGAGCAGGAGGATCGTCTCCTTCGCGGGCTCGGGCTTGGCGCGGCGGCGGGCTTTTGGGCGCTGCTCGTCCACAGCGCCTTTGATTTCAACCTGCACATCCCCTCGAGCGCGCTGCTCTTTGCGTTCCTAGCCGCGTTGAGTGTGGGCGCCAGCGGCCACGCCACGCGCTCTCCCTCTCGCCGGTGGCCCTTGGTTGCAGCGAGCGCGGTGGTGTTCTGTCTTCTCCTGGCAACGGTGGCCACGCCTCCTGCCGGGTCCTCCACCCTGGACACCATGCACCGCCTCTCCGCGACGGGGGCCATCACCCCTCTTCGAGGCGCTCTGGCCGAGGCATCGCTCGTGGACAGTCTTCGTCATCACCCCGCCGACGCCGAAGCTTGGGTCGTTTTGGGCTGGCTGCATTCGATCCGTGGGGCCAGGAAGGAGGGCGCCGCGCTCGCTCGCTATGGTGCCAACCTTGATCCGCGACGCAAGTCGCTTCAAGAAACAGCGGCACAGCTGGCGGCCGCGGCGGGACCGCCGGCAAGAGATTGA
- a CDS encoding methyltransferase domain-containing protein, which produces MRRSFAETLRCPRCGQPLELGVGATAGEEVLEGSLRSACGLVFPVISGVPRILPPALAPTLLRDHAAFFDRYPDLSPLRGREDASTATRTLRAFGDEWRRFPDLLASHDRIFRWYFEGPEEVAWEGLRVLDAGCGMGRWLHFARRSGAAVVGMDVSPAIDVAAERERSGADFVQADLCWAPFAPAAFDLVYCLGVVHHLAEPIMGVRALASLVRPAGELRLYVYRSLDGDPWPRRLLLEAVTLLRRVTTRLPFPVVHAISWAIAALGSVLFILPRRWLRGSALGDRLTRGLPLVQYADVPFRMLVAEQFDRLCAPIEGRYGREEVAAWLETAGLEVRDILAGLGWRAIGRRRRA; this is translated from the coding sequence GTGAGGCGCTCCTTCGCGGAGACACTCCGCTGTCCCCGTTGCGGCCAGCCCCTCGAGCTCGGGGTGGGCGCCACGGCCGGGGAGGAGGTGTTGGAGGGCTCACTGCGCAGCGCGTGTGGGCTGGTCTTCCCGGTCATCTCGGGGGTCCCGCGGATCTTGCCCCCCGCGTTGGCCCCGACGCTCCTTCGGGACCACGCCGCCTTCTTCGACCGCTATCCCGACCTAAGCCCCCTCCGGGGCCGTGAAGACGCTTCCACCGCCACCCGCACCTTGCGCGCATTCGGTGATGAATGGCGCCGCTTCCCCGACCTGCTGGCTAGCCACGATCGGATCTTCCGCTGGTACTTCGAGGGGCCTGAGGAGGTGGCCTGGGAGGGCCTTCGCGTGCTGGACGCCGGGTGCGGGATGGGTCGTTGGCTCCATTTTGCTCGTCGGTCCGGAGCAGCCGTCGTAGGCATGGACGTCAGCCCGGCCATAGACGTGGCGGCGGAGCGAGAAAGGAGCGGGGCAGACTTCGTCCAAGCCGACCTGTGCTGGGCGCCCTTCGCGCCCGCAGCTTTTGACCTGGTCTATTGCCTTGGCGTCGTGCATCACTTGGCGGAGCCCATCATGGGCGTGCGCGCCTTGGCGTCGCTCGTGCGCCCCGCAGGAGAGCTGCGTCTCTACGTGTACCGGTCTCTAGACGGTGACCCCTGGCCGCGGAGACTACTTCTGGAAGCGGTGACCCTGCTCCGCCGCGTCACCACGCGGCTTCCCTTTCCGGTAGTGCATGCGATCTCTTGGGCTATAGCCGCCCTCGGCAGCGTGCTCTTCATTTTGCCCCGTCGGTGGCTTCGGGGGTCAGCGCTGGGCGACCGTCTGACTCGGGGTCTGCCCCTCGTACAGTACGCAGATGTGCCCTTCCGCATGCTCGTGGCCGAGCAGTTCGATCGACTCTGCGCCCCTATCGAGGGTCGCTACGGCCGGGAGGAAGTGGCGGCCTGGCTGGAAACAGCCGGCCTCGAGGTTCGGGATATCCTGGCTGGCTTGGGCTGGCGGGCGATTGGGCGCCGCCGGCGCGCGTAA
- a CDS encoding glycosyltransferase family 39 protein, with the protein MTGFFDGLVAAFLAILWNAWIVSRVRRSFPGAEGQFLAKIYLWSLGLRYAGALFLNAYAGDSVFADTFWGDSSTYDYGGYLMSLQWSGQTFVVPTVVTAVSGYGFQYFVGAIYFLVGRNQLVVQFLNGTIGGLSIFVIYGIAKHLFDAKAARWAALFMAFFPQMIFWSCAMYKDPSILFCISVCMYAVLKLRERFTLAHIALFVASSLALMTLRFYIFYMVAFATLGTFLFAQRRGLFGSVLAQIALVAVFLGAMTFGVRTETIEQQTSYFDLDKLQTARLGQTTLGKSAFAGEIDVSTPTGALAALPIGLAYLLFAPFPWAITGLRQLMTLPETLVWYALMPSLLRGLRHTLKERLRPALPILVFATTLTIAYAIFQSNVGTAYRQRTQVTMFFFILMGAGIEEKRRQREQLRLRETAVLPAWQR; encoded by the coding sequence ATGACCGGCTTCTTCGATGGGCTCGTTGCCGCGTTCTTGGCAATCCTCTGGAACGCGTGGATCGTCTCGCGAGTGCGCCGGTCTTTTCCGGGAGCCGAAGGGCAGTTCCTGGCGAAGATCTACTTGTGGTCCCTTGGTCTTCGCTACGCGGGGGCCCTATTCCTCAATGCGTACGCCGGGGACTCGGTTTTTGCCGACACATTCTGGGGCGACTCGAGTACGTATGACTACGGCGGCTATCTTATGTCCCTCCAGTGGTCCGGCCAGACGTTTGTTGTGCCGACGGTTGTGACGGCCGTTAGCGGGTACGGCTTCCAATACTTCGTGGGTGCTATCTACTTTCTCGTCGGACGCAACCAGCTCGTCGTCCAGTTCCTGAACGGAACAATTGGAGGCCTCTCCATCTTTGTCATCTACGGCATCGCGAAGCACCTATTTGACGCCAAGGCGGCGCGATGGGCAGCGTTGTTCATGGCATTCTTCCCGCAGATGATCTTCTGGTCTTGTGCCATGTACAAAGACCCCTCAATCCTGTTTTGCATATCGGTGTGCATGTATGCTGTCCTGAAGCTGAGGGAGCGCTTCACGCTGGCTCATATCGCCCTCTTCGTAGCATCCAGTCTGGCTCTCATGACGCTGCGTTTCTACATTTTCTACATGGTGGCGTTCGCCACCCTTGGGACCTTCCTGTTCGCACAGCGGCGCGGCCTGTTCGGCAGCGTGCTGGCACAGATTGCTCTCGTGGCCGTGTTTCTAGGAGCCATGACCTTCGGCGTCCGGACGGAGACGATTGAACAGCAGACCTCGTATTTCGATTTGGATAAGCTTCAGACCGCGAGATTGGGTCAGACGACCCTCGGGAAATCCGCCTTCGCTGGAGAGATCGACGTGTCGACCCCAACCGGGGCCCTGGCCGCCCTCCCCATTGGCCTTGCGTACTTGCTCTTCGCACCCTTCCCCTGGGCCATCACAGGGCTTAGGCAGCTGATGACACTTCCCGAGACGCTGGTCTGGTACGCGCTCATGCCCTCCCTGCTAAGAGGCTTGCGCCACACGCTCAAGGAACGCCTTCGACCCGCGCTTCCCATCCTGGTCTTTGCCACGACCCTAACCATCGCGTACGCGATCTTCCAAAGCAACGTCGGCACCGCCTACCGCCAGCGGACTCAAGTCACCATGTTTTTCTTCATTCTCATGGGCGCGGGTATTGAAGAGAAGCGGCGGCAAAGGGAGCAGCTCCGGCTTCGGGAAACCGCAGTTCTGCCCGCCTGGCAACGTTGA